One region of Pseudomonas glycinae genomic DNA includes:
- a CDS encoding CpsD/CapB family tyrosine-protein kinase, translating to MDGSTNKSLSIASPSESNLTSTVLDLDLRILFLTAANPGAGTTTSALALASQLAQMSSGQVLYVDASQSASNLTQQLNLSKERGLRDLLFNPDNPPLLQDCVVQVSSLPFHVLPNGRPIRTTEHLTAERLSPLLDQLGAQYRFVVIDGDAVYSAADTLVISTQVDGVVFVVRAEDTRWEVAQAAVQRLTQAGAKVVGSVFNRRKYYMPKWLYKNL from the coding sequence ATGGACGGTTCAACCAACAAAAGCCTCAGCATTGCCAGCCCCAGCGAGTCGAACCTGACTTCAACCGTGCTGGACCTGGATCTGCGGATCCTGTTCCTGACCGCCGCCAACCCCGGCGCCGGCACCACCACCAGCGCCCTGGCGCTGGCCAGTCAACTGGCGCAGATGAGCAGCGGCCAGGTGCTGTACGTCGACGCCAGCCAGTCGGCGAGCAACCTGACCCAGCAACTGAACCTGAGCAAGGAGCGCGGCCTGCGCGACCTGCTGTTCAACCCGGACAACCCGCCGCTGCTGCAGGACTGCGTGGTGCAGGTGTCGAGCCTGCCGTTTCATGTGCTGCCCAATGGCCGGCCGATCCGCACTACTGAACACCTGACTGCCGAGCGTCTGAGCCCGCTGCTGGATCAACTGGGCGCTCAGTACCGCTTTGTGGTGATCGATGGCGACGCGGTGTATTCGGCCGCCGACACGCTGGTCATCAGCACCCAGGTCGACGGTGTGGTGTTCGTGGTACGTGCCGAAGACACCCGCTGGGAAGTTGCCCAGGCAGCCGTGCAACGGTTGACCCAGGCCGGGGCCAAAGTGGTCGGCAGCGTGTTCAACCGACGCAAGTACTACATGCCTAAATGGCTCTACAAAAACCTGTAA
- a CDS encoding sugar transferase yields the protein MTGHEKGVPMQQLVRDKRMDPEQRMRLDAAIHRQGQGWMTGRDGGRPWQLSRTNRVVACLGALMILLMISPLLIGLALAIKFTSKGPVMFVQKRTGYRGRKFGMYKFRTMVANAEELKESLRHLNKHGADAIDFKIDQDPRITGIGGFLRRTSLDELPNLINVVTGDMRLVGPRPTSFNAYRYKDSHLARLAIYPGMTGLWQISGRSNIDFDQRVELDLSYIAEQSLLLDLKILLKTPFKVFSGHGAS from the coding sequence ATGACTGGACATGAGAAAGGTGTACCGATGCAACAATTGGTCCGTGATAAACGCATGGATCCGGAACAGCGAATGCGCCTGGACGCGGCCATCCACCGCCAGGGCCAGGGCTGGATGACCGGTCGCGACGGCGGTCGCCCATGGCAGCTGTCGCGCACCAATCGGGTGGTCGCCTGTCTCGGCGCACTGATGATTTTGCTGATGATTTCGCCGCTGCTGATCGGTCTGGCGCTGGCCATCAAATTCACCAGCAAGGGCCCGGTGATGTTCGTGCAAAAACGCACCGGTTATCGCGGGCGCAAATTTGGCATGTACAAGTTCCGGACCATGGTCGCCAACGCCGAAGAGCTCAAGGAGTCACTGCGCCACCTGAACAAGCACGGTGCCGACGCCATCGACTTCAAGATCGACCAGGACCCGCGCATCACCGGGATCGGCGGTTTTTTGCGGCGCACCAGCCTCGATGAACTGCCCAACCTGATCAACGTGGTGACCGGCGACATGCGCCTGGTCGGCCCTCGCCCGACCTCGTTCAACGCCTATCGCTACAAGGACAGTCACCTCGCACGTCTGGCGATCTACCCCGGCATGACCGGTCTGTGGCAGATCTCCGGACGCAGCAATATCGACTTCGACCAGCGCGTTGAGTTGGACCTCAGCTACATCGCCGAGCAGAGCCTTCTGCTTGATCTGAAGATTCTGTTGAAAACCCCCTTCAAAGTATTCAGCGGCCACGGAGCAAGCTAA
- a CDS encoding NAD-dependent epimerase, with protein sequence MKILVTGAAGFIGAHCVLRLVRDGHQVIGLDNFNGYYDPQLKHDRVDWVRGQVGDFPFATIDLADASALEALFSSERPQVVVHLAAQAGVRYSLENPRAYLDSNLDGFLNILECCRRHPVEHLVYASSSSVYGANQRTPYSVQDGVNHPLSLYAATKKANELMAHSYSHLFGIACTGLRFFTVYGPWGRPDMSPIQFAKAISEGSPLKLFNYGEHQRDFTYIDDIIESIARLIERAPRANPEWNREQPDPASSMAPWRLFNIGGQHPVALKTYLALLEKHLGQKAVVELLPLQPGDVLNTCAEASDLAQATGFQPRIELDEGLRRFIAWFRDYYPTAYRPRAARG encoded by the coding sequence ATGAAAATCCTCGTCACCGGTGCGGCCGGGTTCATTGGTGCTCATTGCGTACTGCGGCTGGTGCGCGACGGGCATCAGGTGATCGGCCTGGACAATTTCAACGGTTACTACGATCCGCAGCTCAAGCACGATCGGGTGGACTGGGTGCGCGGACAGGTCGGGGACTTCCCGTTCGCCACGATTGATCTGGCAGACGCGTCGGCGCTTGAAGCACTGTTCAGCAGTGAACGGCCGCAAGTGGTGGTGCACCTCGCGGCGCAGGCCGGGGTGCGCTATTCGCTGGAAAATCCACGGGCCTATCTGGACAGCAATCTCGACGGTTTCCTGAACATTCTGGAGTGCTGCCGCCGGCACCCGGTCGAGCACCTGGTCTATGCCTCGTCCAGTTCGGTGTACGGCGCCAATCAGCGCACGCCCTACTCGGTACAGGACGGCGTCAATCACCCGCTGTCACTGTACGCCGCGACCAAGAAAGCCAATGAATTGATGGCGCACAGCTACAGCCACCTGTTCGGCATTGCCTGCACCGGGCTGCGGTTTTTCACGGTGTACGGGCCCTGGGGCCGGCCGGACATGTCGCCGATCCAGTTCGCCAAGGCGATCAGCGAAGGCTCGCCATTGAAGCTGTTCAACTACGGCGAGCATCAGCGCGATTTCACCTACATCGACGACATCATCGAAAGCATCGCACGCCTGATCGAGCGTGCGCCCCGGGCCAATCCCGAGTGGAACCGCGAGCAACCCGACCCGGCCAGCAGCATGGCGCCGTGGCGCTTGTTCAACATCGGCGGCCAGCACCCGGTGGCGCTGAAAACCTACCTCGCCCTACTGGAAAAACACCTCGGTCAGAAAGCCGTGGTCGAGCTGCTGCCGCTGCAACCGGGCGACGTACTCAATACCTGCGCCGAGGCCAGCGATCTGGCCCAGGCCACCGGGTTCCAGCCCCGGATAGAGCTGGATGAGGGACTTCGGCGGTTCATCGCCTGGTTCCGCGATTACTACCCCACTGCCTATCGCCCACGCGCCGCTCGCGGCTGA